The proteins below come from a single Procambarus clarkii isolate CNS0578487 chromosome 44, FALCON_Pclarkii_2.0, whole genome shotgun sequence genomic window:
- the LOC138350105 gene encoding sericin-2-like, which produces MHHQTPIVTHYQHQSGLAINNQSGLTINNQSGLTTNNQSGVTINNQSGLAINNQSGLTINNQSGLTINNQSRLAINNQSGLTINNPLGVTINNQSGLTINNQLGVTINNQSGLTINNQSGVVC; this is translated from the coding sequence ATGCATCACCAAACACCAATCGTTACTCACTATCAACACCAATCAGGACTCGCCATCAACAACCAATCAGGACTCACCATCAACAACCAATCAGgactcaccaccaacaaccaatcagGAGTCACCATCAACAACCAATCAGGACTCGCCATCAACAACCAATCAGGACTCACCATCAACAACCAATCAGGACTCACCATCAACAACCAATCAAGACTCGCCATCAACAACCAATCAGGACTCACCATCAACAACCCATTAGGAGTCACCATCAACAACCAATCAGGACTCACCATCAACAACCAATTAGGAGTCACCATCAACAACCAATCAGGACTCACCATCAACAACCAATCAGGAGTCGTATGCTAA